A stretch of Desulfotignum phosphitoxidans DSM 13687 DNA encodes these proteins:
- a CDS encoding FAD-dependent oxidoreductase, protein MRVIVIGGGWAGCAAAVSAKKQGADVVLVERTDMLLGTGLVGGIMRNNGRLTATEELKALGGGDLFTVIESNFIHKDISFPGHLHASLYDVSTMEPKIRRFLEASGICIETGCRITDVEMDKNWITTVLGKQAGKTVRFQGDGFIETTGTAGPPANCAKHGNGCAMCILRCHSFGGRVSIAAKAGVAEVNGKKGDQTGAVSGSCKLHKESLSPDLLKQLNDTGVAVIPLDENLRMTGKLSLKACQQYAIADFEQNVILLDTGHAKLMTPFFPLDGLRKIPGLENARFEDPYAGGMGNSVRYMGMSPRDDALKVDGVDNLFCAGEKAGLMVGHTEAICTGTLAGVNAVRHVQGKTARVLPEASVIGDAVTFVREQMQTPEGLGLKFTFSGSVLFDRMKQKGRYHTDPAVIDRQMEKAGLKNILASVQDR, encoded by the coding sequence ATGAGAGTCATTGTTATCGGTGGCGGCTGGGCCGGATGTGCTGCAGCCGTCAGCGCGAAAAAACAGGGAGCGGACGTGGTCCTGGTGGAAAGAACGGATATGCTTTTAGGCACAGGCCTTGTGGGCGGCATCATGCGGAACAACGGCCGGCTCACTGCCACGGAAGAACTCAAAGCCTTGGGGGGCGGTGATCTGTTTACAGTCATTGAATCCAATTTTATCCACAAAGACATCAGTTTTCCGGGACATCTGCATGCCTCATTATACGATGTTTCCACCATGGAACCCAAGATCCGGCGGTTCCTGGAAGCATCCGGCATCTGCATTGAAACCGGGTGCCGGATCACGGATGTGGAAATGGATAAAAACTGGATCACCACGGTGTTAGGAAAACAGGCCGGCAAAACCGTCCGGTTCCAGGGAGACGGGTTTATAGAAACCACGGGCACGGCCGGGCCCCCTGCCAACTGTGCCAAACACGGCAATGGGTGTGCCATGTGCATTCTCCGGTGCCATTCATTCGGGGGCCGGGTCAGCATTGCCGCCAAAGCCGGCGTTGCAGAGGTCAACGGGAAAAAAGGGGATCAGACCGGGGCCGTGAGCGGGTCCTGCAAGCTTCACAAAGAATCGTTGTCTCCGGACCTGCTCAAACAGCTCAATGATACGGGGGTGGCGGTGATCCCTTTGGATGAAAATCTTCGCATGACCGGGAAGCTGTCCTTGAAAGCCTGCCAGCAGTATGCCATTGCTGATTTTGAGCAAAACGTGATTCTGCTGGACACGGGCCATGCCAAGCTCATGACCCCGTTTTTCCCGCTGGATGGGCTCAGAAAAATCCCCGGGCTGGAAAACGCCCGGTTCGAGGACCCTTATGCCGGCGGCATGGGCAATTCCGTGCGGTATATGGGCATGTCACCCAGGGATGATGCGCTGAAAGTGGACGGGGTGGACAATCTGTTTTGTGCCGGCGAAAAAGCCGGGCTCATGGTGGGCCATACCGAAGCCATCTGCACGGGGACTCTGGCCGGGGTGAATGCCGTGCGCCATGTGCAGGGAAAAACAGCACGGGTGCTCCCGGAAGCGTCCGTGATCGGGGATGCCGTTACGTTTGTGCGGGAGCAGATGCAGACCCCGGAAGGCCTGGGACTCAAATTTACCTTTTCCGGTTCAGTGCTGTTTGATCGAATGAAACAAAAAGGACGGTACCACACGGACCCGGCGGTAATTGACAGGCAAATGGAAAAAGCCGGGTTGAAAAATATTCTGGCATCTGTTCAGGACCGGTAG
- a CDS encoding MFS transporter, with amino-acid sequence MKKPEPDTLSREQLNPIVFLTGIFFFNMLSRLGMAPLLPDIKIDLALSHSQAGGLFFLISSGYCISLFGSIFLTPRFSHRHLIIASGLAVGISLLAAAASQGVVMLQAGMVCLGLAGGFYLPSGVASLTGLVSRHHWGKVLGVHQLAPNLAYIIAPLAVSLFAAWHHSWRMVLVVYGTASLILAITYAARGKGITDRTDPPGLKIFATLLHTPAIPIIAVLFILGMGLNQGVFVILPLYLVFERGIDPETTNIMLAVSRVVAFGMPLAGGWLADRFGPRPIILSALFLSALGTFFMGWLPGTWVWLALILQAGAGVCVFPLCFAIMAMVTTPQIRPVAVSVVVPLAHFLGSGLVPFGIGILAETGRFNIGFAVLGGVTFLCLPLIRMLKKQS; translated from the coding sequence ATGAAAAAACCGGAACCGGACACATTGTCCCGGGAACAGCTCAATCCCATTGTTTTTTTAACGGGTATTTTCTTTTTCAACATGCTTTCCCGGCTGGGAATGGCCCCGTTACTGCCGGATATCAAAATAGATCTGGCGTTAAGCCACAGCCAGGCAGGCGGCTTATTTTTTCTGATTTCATCCGGATATTGCATCAGTCTTTTTGGTTCCATATTTTTAACGCCCCGGTTCTCCCACCGGCATCTGATTATCGCTTCCGGCCTTGCCGTGGGAATCAGCCTGCTGGCGGCCGCAGCCAGCCAGGGAGTGGTGATGCTCCAGGCGGGCATGGTCTGCTTAGGCCTGGCCGGCGGCTTTTACCTGCCTTCGGGTGTGGCCAGCCTGACGGGACTGGTTTCCCGGCACCATTGGGGCAAAGTGCTGGGCGTGCACCAGCTGGCGCCGAACCTGGCGTATATCATCGCTCCTTTGGCTGTGTCTTTGTTTGCGGCATGGCACCATTCCTGGCGCATGGTGCTGGTGGTTTACGGCACCGCTTCCCTGATTCTGGCGATCACCTATGCGGCCCGGGGAAAAGGGATCACGGACCGGACAGACCCGCCCGGGCTCAAAATATTCGCCACCCTGCTCCATACCCCGGCAATCCCGATCATTGCCGTGCTTTTCATCCTGGGAATGGGATTGAATCAAGGGGTGTTTGTCATTTTGCCCCTTTATCTGGTGTTTGAGCGGGGAATCGATCCGGAAACCACCAATATCATGCTGGCGGTCTCCAGGGTTGTGGCATTTGGCATGCCCCTGGCCGGGGGATGGCTGGCCGACCGGTTCGGCCCCCGGCCAATCATTTTGTCTGCGTTGTTTTTAAGTGCTTTGGGAACGTTTTTTATGGGGTGGCTGCCCGGGACATGGGTCTGGCTGGCCCTGATCCTTCAGGCAGGGGCCGGGGTGTGTGTGTTTCCTTTGTGTTTTGCCATCATGGCCATGGTCACCACGCCTCAAATCCGCCCGGTGGCGGTTTCTGTGGTAGTGCCCCTGGCGCATTTCCTGGGATCCGGGCTGGTGCCGTTCGGCATCGGCATCCTGGCGGAAACCGGGCGGTTCAACATCGGATTTGCCGTTCTTGGCGGGGTCACCTTCCTGTGCCTGCCCTTGATCCGGATGTTGAAAAAACAATCGTGA
- a CDS encoding ABC transporter permease, with the protein MGRFIYRRLIHGLIVILGVTVIVFVVTRMVGDPVQVMLPLESTPEQRAAFEKKLGLDRPIPIQFVEFMGNMARLDFGDSLWQKRPAMEIVFEKLPMTILLTAVGIGFACVLAIPLGIIAALRPGGVVDRVTVFGSLLGLSVPQFWLGLLFIVVFAVQFKILPTSGAGTPSHILLPALTMGLPTLARLVMLVRSSMIDELNRQYVKTSFAKGLPFVRVVGLHALRNAGLPIMTLVGWEVIRSLAGYSVVVETVFAWPGIGLTAIQAIEREDLILIQAIVFTAAVCVVVINIAMDFIYKLIDPRLKLT; encoded by the coding sequence ATGGGCCGGTTTATTTACAGGCGCCTGATTCACGGACTGATTGTGATTTTAGGGGTGACGGTCATCGTGTTTGTGGTGACCCGCATGGTGGGAGACCCGGTTCAGGTGATGCTGCCCCTGGAGTCCACCCCGGAACAGCGGGCCGCGTTTGAAAAAAAACTGGGACTGGATCGCCCCATTCCCATCCAGTTTGTGGAATTTATGGGCAACATGGCCCGGCTGGATTTCGGTGATTCTTTGTGGCAGAAACGGCCGGCCATGGAGATCGTGTTTGAAAAACTGCCCATGACCATCCTGCTGACCGCTGTGGGCATCGGGTTTGCCTGTGTTCTGGCGATTCCTTTGGGGATCATTGCGGCGTTGCGGCCCGGCGGGGTGGTGGACCGGGTCACGGTGTTCGGCAGTCTTTTGGGATTGTCCGTGCCCCAGTTCTGGCTGGGGCTTTTGTTCATCGTGGTGTTTGCCGTGCAGTTCAAGATCCTGCCCACCTCCGGGGCCGGTACCCCGTCCCATATTCTGCTGCCGGCCCTGACCATGGGGCTGCCCACCCTGGCCCGGCTGGTGATGCTGGTGAGATCCTCCATGATCGACGAACTCAATCGCCAGTATGTCAAGACCAGTTTTGCCAAAGGGTTGCCGTTTGTCCGGGTGGTGGGACTCCATGCGCTTCGCAATGCCGGTCTGCCCATCATGACCCTGGTGGGGTGGGAAGTGATCCGGTCTCTGGCCGGGTATTCCGTGGTGGTGGAAACCGTGTTTGCCTGGCCGGGCATCGGGTTGACCGCGATTCAGGCCATTGAAAGAGAAGACCTGATCCTGATCCAAGCCATTGTGTTCACAGCGGCCGTGTGTGTGGTGGTCATCAACATTGCCATGGATTTTATCTATAAACTCATTGATCCGAGACTGAAACTGACATGA
- a CDS encoding ABC transporter substrate-binding protein — translation MKKRGCLFLAAVWMGIFLTGPGWAQTRQITIALGSEPTTLDPQIREDGGERAVNDNIYDTVLTRTPEGDLIPSLAAQMPELVAPDTWEVTLRPGITFHNGEPMTADAVVYSIQRVIDPDFNSEQISFFSTIKAARATGDLTLHVITDGPDPILPSRLYWLKVVPPVHSKDPGFAENPVGTGPYRFVTWQRGQHIDLVRNDDYWGDAPQIMAVRYRFIEEPGTRLAGLMAGEFDLITNLLPEFTSHVPKSVNVLGLEHPIVILNADSGITKDPQVRQALNLAVNKMALANGLFEGYAQVAQGQLLSPSFFGYNDQVTAYPYDPDRAKKLIEAAGVKGQTIELIGTSGRWLKDRDLVEAVAGYWEQAGLKVNVRIFEFNEYLNRLFDRKTRADAIFVVSSNELLDADKSFSAYYKSGGVGASNTDATLASLIDAARSETDEQKRENLYHQAVKRAYDQAYFVWLLNIEDIYGLSQRLDWPGRVDARLLVQEMTCQ, via the coding sequence ATGAAAAAAAGGGGATGTTTATTTCTGGCAGCAGTCTGGATGGGTATTTTTTTAACAGGTCCAGGATGGGCACAGACACGGCAAATAACCATTGCACTGGGTTCCGAGCCCACCACCCTGGATCCCCAGATCCGGGAGGACGGAGGAGAACGGGCCGTGAACGACAATATTTATGACACCGTGCTGACCCGGACCCCGGAAGGGGATTTGATCCCGTCTCTGGCAGCCCAGATGCCCGAACTGGTGGCGCCTGACACCTGGGAGGTCACATTGCGGCCCGGTATCACGTTTCACAACGGGGAACCGATGACTGCAGATGCCGTGGTCTACAGTATCCAGCGGGTGATCGATCCGGATTTTAATTCCGAGCAGATTTCATTTTTTTCCACCATCAAGGCGGCCCGGGCCACGGGTGATCTGACCCTGCATGTGATCACAGACGGACCCGATCCCATTTTGCCCTCCCGGCTGTACTGGCTCAAGGTGGTGCCGCCCGTGCATTCCAAAGATCCCGGATTCGCCGAGAATCCTGTGGGAACCGGCCCATACCGGTTTGTGACCTGGCAGCGGGGCCAGCATATCGACCTGGTCCGCAATGACGATTACTGGGGGGATGCCCCCCAGATCATGGCCGTCAGATACCGGTTCATTGAAGAACCCGGCACCCGGCTGGCCGGTCTCATGGCAGGGGAGTTCGATCTGATCACCAATCTGCTGCCCGAGTTCACCAGCCATGTGCCCAAATCAGTGAATGTGCTGGGGCTGGAACATCCCATTGTCATTCTTAACGCGGACAGCGGCATCACAAAAGATCCGCAAGTCAGACAGGCCTTGAATCTGGCAGTGAACAAAATGGCTCTGGCCAACGGTCTGTTCGAGGGATATGCCCAGGTGGCCCAGGGCCAGCTGTTAAGCCCTTCGTTTTTTGGTTACAATGACCAGGTCACCGCGTATCCTTATGACCCGGACCGGGCCAAAAAGCTGATCGAGGCGGCCGGGGTCAAGGGACAGACCATTGAATTGATCGGTACCAGCGGCCGGTGGCTCAAGGACCGGGATCTTGTGGAAGCCGTGGCCGGGTACTGGGAGCAGGCCGGTTTAAAAGTCAATGTGCGGATTTTTGAATTCAATGAATACCTCAACCGGTTGTTTGACCGCAAGACAAGGGCGGATGCCATTTTTGTGGTTTCCTCCAATGAACTTTTGGATGCGGACAAAAGCTTTTCCGCGTATTACAAATCCGGCGGCGTGGGCGCTTCCAACACGGATGCAACCCTGGCATCGCTCATTGATGCGGCCCGGTCTGAAACGGATGAGCAAAAAAGGGAAAATTTGTATCATCAGGCTGTCAAACGGGCCTATGACCAGGCTTATTTTGTGTGGCTGTTGAATATCGAGGACATTTACGGCCTGAGCCAGCGCCTGGATTGGCCCGGGCGGGTGGACGCACGGCTGCTGGTTCAGGAAATGACATGTCAATGA